Proteins from a genomic interval of Clostridium sp. 'deep sea':
- a CDS encoding folylpolyglutamate synthase/dihydrofolate synthase family protein, translating to MNYQQAIDYIHGIERFGSKPGLARTKELLKHLGSPEKSLKFVHVAGTNGKGSTSAFITGMLQEAGYRVGLYISPFLERFNERIQINRCEIPNNELAILVTQIKLICEEISKTPVGHPTQFEITTALALKYYAEQKVDIVVLEVGLGGRFDATNVIPAPEVAVITTIGFDHQAILGDTLAKIAYEKAGIIKKNSIVITGVKDNESLAVITKRVNEEEATLYAINKNFASKNREFKLQSQQFTYESLNSDLYDISISLNGIHQVDNACVAIAAVEVLQSKGYKISWQAITEGIKKVKWPGRMEVVAKKPTIILDGAHNTHGTKALAKSMRELKQNKRIITVIGILKDKDFAEMIEHIADLTDYAIITAPDYYRALNINVLAEEAKKLIKNVRAIVPVTKAIEQAKKIANEDDIILVTGSLYTIGEARSFLTKE from the coding sequence TTGAATTATCAACAAGCAATAGATTATATACATGGAATAGAGAGATTTGGAAGTAAACCAGGTTTAGCAAGAACTAAAGAGCTTTTAAAGCATCTTGGTTCTCCCGAAAAATCATTGAAGTTTGTTCATGTAGCAGGTACTAATGGTAAAGGATCAACCTCTGCTTTTATTACTGGCATGTTACAAGAAGCTGGTTATAGAGTAGGTTTATATATATCTCCATTTTTAGAGAGATTTAATGAACGTATTCAAATAAACCGTTGTGAAATACCCAACAATGAGTTAGCTATATTAGTAACGCAAATTAAATTAATCTGCGAAGAGATAAGTAAAACACCAGTTGGTCATCCAACTCAGTTCGAAATAACAACAGCACTTGCTTTAAAGTATTATGCTGAGCAAAAGGTTGATATTGTAGTGCTTGAGGTTGGCTTAGGTGGTAGGTTTGATGCTACCAATGTAATACCAGCTCCAGAAGTAGCGGTAATAACCACAATTGGTTTTGATCATCAGGCAATACTTGGTGATACTCTTGCCAAAATAGCTTATGAAAAGGCTGGGATAATTAAAAAGAATAGCATAGTTATTACAGGTGTAAAGGATAACGAATCGCTAGCTGTAATTACTAAAAGAGTAAACGAAGAAGAGGCAACATTGTATGCCATTAATAAAAACTTTGCCAGTAAAAATAGAGAGTTTAAGTTGCAAAGTCAGCAGTTTACTTACGAAAGCCTAAATAGTGACTTATATGATATTAGTATTTCACTAAACGGTATTCATCAAGTAGATAATGCCTGTGTGGCAATTGCTGCTGTAGAGGTACTTCAAAGCAAGGGGTATAAAATATCTTGGCAGGCTATAACTGAGGGCATAAAAAAAGTGAAATGGCCAGGTAGAATGGAAGTAGTAGCTAAAAAACCAACTATAATACTAGATGGTGCCCATAATACCCATGGTACAAAAGCCTTAGCAAAATCTATGAGGGAGCTAAAGCAAAATAAAAGAATTATAACTGTAATAGGTATCTTAAAAGATAAAGACTTTGCTGAAATGATAGAGCATATTGCTGATTTAACAGACTATGCTATTATTACAGCTCCAGATTATTACAGAGCATTAAATATAAATGTTTTAGCAGAAGAGGCTAAGAAACTAATAAAAAATGTTAGAGCAATTGTACCTGTAACAAAGGCAATTGAGCAAGCTAAAAAAATAGCTAATGAAGACGACATAATATTAGTGACAGGCTCCTTATACACTATAGGTGAGGCTCGTTCATTTTTAACTAAAGAGTAA
- a CDS encoding valine--tRNA ligase, translating to MSQQIPKNYNHTDTEKKWYKLWEEKGYFKPVKRDPSKGKFSIMMPPPNVTGQLHIGHALDMTLQDILVRYKRQQGYEACWIPGTDHAGIATQRKVRDALRKEGIDMQDLGREKFIERVWQWKDKYGSTITNQLRALGSSCDWDRESFTMDERCSKAVKEAFVSLYEKGLIYKGSYIINWCPECGTTLSDIEVEHHESAGKLYHVAYPLAEGEGEIIIATTRPETILGDVAVAVHPDDERYKHLVGKHCILPIANRKIPIVADYYVEKEFGSGAVKITPAHDPNDFAIGQRHNLPEINIMNEDATINENGAPYTGMSRYDCRKALIRDLEGIGLLRNIEDHQHNVGHCTRCETTVEPLIKNQWFVKMKPLAERAIEAARKKDVKFVPDRFEKIYLQWLEKIRDWCISRQLWWGHQIPAWYCTCGEIIVSKETPSTCPKCGGKNLIQDEDVLDTWFSSALWPFSTQGWPDLKPEQLDFYPTSTLVTGYDIIFFWVVRMITMGLECTDQVPFDTVLLHGLVRDSQGRKMSKSLGNGVDPLEAIADFGADVLRFTLVTGNTPGNDMRFHMERLESNRNFTNKMWNAARFVQLNLAEFKWSDINLTENLSLADKWILSRFSTLITEINRVVNRYEFGEAARMLYDFLWSEYCDWYIEMAKPRLYSDNEADKLTTRSVLITVLSGTLQLLHPFMPFITEELWQSLPHKGESIVITALPEANYYNEDTEKVMAVLMDAVRSIRNIRQESDVKPSQRIKAIIMADNIETQQMFIKNEIYLKTLAGLGELEVKLLQKDQAPTEEALTAIVSGATIYLPLAGLIDLAKETERLQKELKRLQGEVKRANGKINNEKFVSKAPAHIVDAERQKLEDYKAQLQAVKDRIASLAKLK from the coding sequence ATGTCACAACAAATACCAAAGAATTATAATCATACAGACACCGAAAAAAAATGGTATAAATTATGGGAAGAAAAGGGCTATTTTAAACCAGTAAAAAGAGACCCTTCTAAGGGTAAGTTTTCAATAATGATGCCTCCCCCTAATGTAACAGGTCAATTGCATATAGGTCATGCTTTAGACATGACTTTACAAGATATATTAGTTCGTTATAAACGCCAACAAGGTTACGAAGCATGTTGGATTCCTGGTACAGATCATGCGGGAATTGCCACCCAACGTAAGGTACGAGATGCCCTACGTAAAGAGGGAATAGACATGCAGGACCTAGGTAGGGAGAAGTTTATAGAGAGAGTATGGCAATGGAAAGATAAATACGGTAGTACAATTACAAATCAATTACGTGCTTTAGGTAGCTCTTGTGATTGGGATCGAGAATCCTTTACTATGGATGAAAGGTGCTCTAAGGCCGTTAAAGAAGCCTTTGTAAGCCTTTATGAAAAGGGTTTAATATATAAAGGTAGTTATATAATTAACTGGTGTCCAGAGTGTGGTACAACACTTTCCGACATAGAAGTAGAACACCACGAGAGTGCTGGTAAACTATATCATGTAGCTTACCCTTTAGCTGAGGGTGAGGGAGAGATTATTATAGCGACTACCAGACCCGAAACAATACTAGGTGATGTTGCGGTAGCAGTGCATCCGGATGATGAGCGTTACAAACATTTAGTTGGCAAACATTGTATTCTACCAATTGCCAACCGTAAAATACCAATTGTTGCTGACTACTATGTAGAAAAAGAGTTTGGTTCTGGTGCTGTTAAAATAACACCTGCACATGACCCAAATGACTTTGCTATTGGGCAACGACATAACTTACCAGAAATAAATATAATGAATGAAGACGCTACCATCAATGAAAATGGAGCTCCTTACACTGGTATGAGCCGATACGATTGTCGTAAAGCGTTAATTAGAGACTTAGAGGGAATTGGTTTACTACGAAACATAGAAGACCACCAACATAACGTTGGCCACTGTACCCGCTGTGAAACTACAGTTGAGCCACTAATTAAAAATCAGTGGTTTGTAAAAATGAAACCTTTAGCTGAAAGAGCCATTGAGGCTGCCCGTAAAAAAGACGTAAAATTTGTACCTGATAGATTTGAAAAAATATATTTACAGTGGTTAGAAAAAATTAGAGACTGGTGTATTAGTCGTCAATTATGGTGGGGACATCAAATTCCTGCATGGTATTGTACCTGTGGTGAAATAATAGTAAGCAAAGAGACTCCAAGCACTTGCCCTAAATGTGGTGGTAAAAACCTAATACAAGATGAAGATGTGTTAGACACATGGTTTAGTTCAGCATTATGGCCATTCTCTACCCAAGGCTGGCCTGACCTAAAGCCAGAACAACTAGATTTTTATCCTACTTCTACTTTAGTAACTGGTTACGATATAATCTTCTTTTGGGTTGTGAGAATGATAACTATGGGTTTAGAGTGTACAGATCAAGTGCCATTCGATACTGTTTTATTACATGGTTTAGTTCGAGATAGCCAGGGTCGAAAAATGAGTAAAAGTTTAGGCAATGGGGTAGACCCACTAGAGGCTATTGCTGATTTTGGAGCAGATGTATTACGCTTTACCCTAGTAACTGGCAATACTCCGGGTAACGATATGCGTTTTCATATGGAAAGACTAGAGTCTAACCGCAACTTTACCAACAAAATGTGGAATGCTGCTCGTTTTGTACAGCTTAACTTAGCTGAATTTAAATGGAGTGATATAAACTTAACAGAAAACTTGTCTTTGGCAGATAAGTGGATATTAAGTAGATTTAGTACCCTTATAACAGAAATTAATAGAGTTGTTAATCGTTATGAATTTGGTGAAGCAGCACGTATGTTATATGACTTTTTGTGGAGTGAATACTGCGATTGGTATATTGAAATGGCTAAACCTCGCTTATATAGTGATAATGAAGCAGATAAGTTAACTACACGTTCAGTGTTAATAACTGTGCTTAGTGGTACTTTACAGCTTCTACATCCATTTATGCCATTTATCACAGAAGAACTTTGGCAGTCATTGCCTCACAAAGGTGAGTCGATTGTAATTACTGCACTACCAGAAGCAAACTATTACAACGAAGACACTGAAAAAGTAATGGCGGTATTAATGGACGCAGTTCGTTCAATTAGAAACATTCGTCAAGAATCAGATGTTAAACCTAGTCAAAGAATAAAAGCCATAATAATGGCAGATAACATAGAGACTCAGCAGATGTTTATTAAAAATGAAATATATCTAAAGACTCTAGCTGGTTTAGGTGAGCTTGAGGTTAAACTGTTGCAAAAAGATCAAGCACCTACTGAAGAGGCGTTAACAGCTATCGTAAGTGGGGCAACAATTTACTTGCCACTAGCAGGGTTAATAGACTTAGCTAAAGAGACTGAACGTTTACAGAAGGAGTTAAAACGATTACAAGGTGAGGTTAAAAGGGCTAACGGCAAAATAAATAATGAAAAATTTGTTAGTAAAGCTCCAGCCCATATTGTTGATGCTGAACGCCAAAAACTAGAGGATTACAAAGCACAGCTTCAGGCAGTAAAAGATAGAATTGCTAGTTTAGCAAAATTAAAATAG
- a CDS encoding oxaloacetate decarboxylase subunit alpha, translating into MDKRLKITDTTLRDGHQSLWATRMKTEDMLPILEKMDSVGFYSMEVWGGATFDSCLRYLNEDPWDRLDEIRKRVKNTKLQMLLRGQNILGYKHYPDDILQKFVEKTVEHGIDILRIFDALNDVRNMQKAIEFTKKAGGIAEGTVVYTISPVHDIKHYIKTAKELVQIGCDQICLKDMAGILKPYLARDLIKQMKKELNVPIHLHTHMTSGMGNMMYMQAIESGVDIIDLAFAPLAMGTSQPATGPMVATLQGTPYDTGLDSELLSEIAEYFEGIKKKYPESKLVDKSVDINVLKYQVPGGMLSNFRKQLEGQLDKIPAVLAEVPRVRKDLGYPPLVTPSSQMVGAQSVMNVLAGERYKMVTNEVKNYLKGYYGRPPGTIDEEFRRSIIGDAEVITCRPAETLKPGYEDAKKAIAEYMEKDEDVLSYAAFPQVAEKYLKLRQTKKYKVDYETLNEHEEAGDKGVHPI; encoded by the coding sequence ATGGATAAAAGATTAAAAATAACCGATACCACTTTGCGAGATGGCCATCAGTCATTATGGGCTACAAGAATGAAAACTGAGGATATGTTACCTATTCTCGAAAAGATGGATTCAGTTGGCTTTTACTCAATGGAAGTTTGGGGCGGCGCAACATTTGACTCTTGTTTAAGGTATTTAAATGAAGATCCATGGGATCGCCTTGATGAAATTCGCAAACGTGTTAAAAATACTAAGTTACAGATGTTGTTAAGAGGTCAAAATATCTTAGGATATAAACATTATCCTGATGATATTTTACAGAAATTTGTTGAAAAAACTGTTGAACATGGCATAGATATTTTACGTATTTTTGATGCTTTAAATGATGTACGTAATATGCAAAAAGCTATCGAATTTACTAAAAAAGCTGGCGGTATTGCTGAGGGTACAGTTGTATATACAATAAGCCCAGTACATGATATAAAACACTACATTAAAACAGCCAAAGAATTAGTTCAAATTGGTTGCGATCAAATTTGTCTTAAGGATATGGCAGGTATTTTAAAGCCATATTTAGCTCGTGATTTAATCAAACAAATGAAAAAGGAACTCAACGTACCTATTCATCTTCATACTCATATGACAAGTGGTATGGGTAATATGATGTACATGCAAGCAATTGAATCTGGTGTAGATATTATAGACCTAGCATTTGCTCCTCTAGCTATGGGAACATCACAGCCTGCTACTGGACCTATGGTTGCTACTCTACAGGGTACACCTTATGATACAGGTTTAGATTCAGAGTTATTGTCTGAAATAGCTGAGTATTTCGAAGGCATTAAAAAGAAATACCCCGAGTCTAAATTAGTGGACAAGTCTGTAGATATTAATGTATTAAAGTATCAGGTACCTGGTGGAATGTTATCTAACTTTAGAAAACAGTTAGAGGGTCAATTAGACAAAATACCTGCTGTATTAGCAGAGGTTCCACGTGTTCGTAAAGACTTAGGTTATCCACCATTGGTTACACCATCAAGTCAAATGGTAGGTGCGCAATCAGTTATGAATGTTTTAGCTGGTGAGAGATATAAAATGGTTACTAATGAGGTTAAAAATTATCTCAAAGGTTACTATGGAAGACCACCAGGAACAATTGACGAAGAATTTCGTAGAAGCATAATTGGTGATGCTGAGGTTATTACCTGTAGACCTGCTGAAACACTAAAGCCTGGTTATGAAGATGCTAAAAAAGCCATTGCTGAATATATGGAGAAAGACGAAGACGTATTGTCTTACGCTGCTTTCCCACAGGTTGCAGAAAAATATTTAAAACTCCGCCAAACAAAAAAGTATAAAGTAGACTATGAGACTTTAAATGAACATGAAGAAGCCGGAGATAAAGGCGTTCACCCAATTTAA
- the yihA gene encoding ribosome biogenesis GTP-binding protein YihA/YsxC: MKIKQSEFIKSAPTLEHCPTTGFAEFAFAGRSNVGKSSLLNYLVNKKKLARTSSSPGRTQTFNYYLINNSFYFVDLPGYGYAKVSIDMRKKWRHEMERYMENRDQLKGVIQVTDIRHDATALDKEMANYLQHLNIPWLLVITKADKIGKTKQKQQALKIARELGMKDPNRMFVISSEKKFGGDSLINELANLI; this comes from the coding sequence ATGAAAATAAAACAATCGGAGTTTATAAAATCGGCTCCTACATTAGAACATTGTCCAACTACGGGTTTTGCGGAATTTGCTTTTGCAGGTCGTTCTAATGTAGGTAAATCTTCACTACTTAACTATTTAGTTAACAAAAAAAAACTAGCAAGAACTAGCTCATCACCCGGTAGAACCCAGACCTTTAATTATTACTTAATTAATAATTCTTTTTACTTTGTAGACTTGCCAGGTTATGGCTATGCTAAGGTTAGTATAGACATGCGTAAAAAATGGCGCCATGAAATGGAACGTTATATGGAAAATCGTGACCAACTTAAAGGTGTAATTCAGGTTACAGATATCAGACATGATGCCACAGCCTTAGATAAAGAAATGGCTAATTATCTACAACATTTAAATATTCCGTGGCTTTTAGTAATAACTAAAGCAGATAAAATTGGTAAAACAAAGCAAAAACAACAAGCTCTGAAAATTGCTAGAGAATTAGGAATGAAAGACCCTAACAGAATGTTTGTTATTTCAAGTGAAAAAAAATTTGGTGGAGATTCATTGATAAATGAGTTGGCAAATTTGATTTAA
- the lon gene encoding endopeptidase La encodes MSKRNIPVIPLRGTAVFPYTMITLDVGRKSSLIAIEKSVNNDDLVCLVQQVNASQEYPQAEDLYEIGVVAAIRQIIKVPGGLARVLVEGMERVVVISFKASNPYLQAEVADFNTVDEANDNILIVLRAVKEAFVKFLSLNHNIQFEDITALTDIDSAEQLGDLIGGNMPFSVEKKQELLETKSLYNRLEKLLAYLHEEIALLKIDQNIQKQVQEKLEDTQREYYLREQLRTIKTELGLREKSTPEFAKYTNKLSDFDLNKDVEEKLLQEIERLSKAPKGSPERSIIENYLNLCLSLPWNNLDNEDMEIAEAERILNEDHYGLKKVKERIIEYMAVLKLTNNLKGPILCFVGPPGVGKTSLAKSIARALGRKFISSSLGGIKDEAAIRGHRRTYVGAMPGRVIKSLKRVKTRNPLFLFDEIDKMSSDYRGDPSSAMLEVLDPEQNYQFTDHYLDLPFDLSKVIFVTTANTTHNIPKPLLDRMELITLPGYTEEEKAEIALLHLFPKQLIAHGLKKTQLKIDDKAIKVIINEYTREAGVRELERKIASICRKVAKKIVAKERTRFTISQKNVRDLLGKPIFRVDLLSDGNQVGIATALAYTEVGGETMPVEVVISSGEGKLKLTGKLGNVMKESAQTALSYLHSQAGKYLIPDEVFSKNDIHVHVPQGAVPKDGPSAGITIAVALLSALVKKPVQNRFGFTGEITLSGRVLPIGGLKEKLLAAKRVGVKTVIIPKANVNDLIDIPKSVERALKIIAVENVDQVLKVALKGD; translated from the coding sequence ATGTCAAAAAGGAATATTCCTGTTATACCATTGAGAGGAACAGCTGTTTTTCCATATACTATGATAACCCTCGATGTAGGGCGTAAATCATCGCTTATTGCGATTGAAAAGAGTGTTAATAACGATGATTTAGTGTGTTTAGTACAGCAAGTTAACGCTTCGCAAGAATATCCACAAGCCGAAGACTTGTATGAGATTGGTGTTGTTGCAGCAATAAGACAAATAATTAAAGTGCCAGGAGGGTTAGCAAGAGTACTTGTAGAGGGTATGGAAAGAGTTGTTGTAATTTCATTTAAAGCAAGCAATCCCTACCTACAGGCAGAGGTAGCAGACTTTAACACAGTTGATGAAGCTAATGATAATATACTCATTGTTTTAAGGGCAGTTAAAGAGGCATTTGTCAAGTTTTTATCATTAAATCATAACATCCAATTTGAGGATATTACAGCATTAACAGATATCGACAGTGCTGAACAATTAGGTGATTTAATAGGTGGTAATATGCCATTTTCAGTAGAAAAAAAACAAGAACTCTTAGAGACAAAATCACTCTACAATCGCTTAGAAAAACTTTTAGCATACTTACATGAAGAAATTGCTCTTTTAAAAATAGACCAAAATATTCAAAAACAGGTACAGGAAAAGCTAGAAGATACTCAGCGTGAGTACTATTTGCGAGAGCAATTAAGAACCATAAAAACAGAGCTCGGTTTAAGAGAAAAGAGTACCCCCGAGTTTGCTAAGTACACCAATAAACTCAGTGATTTTGATTTAAATAAAGACGTAGAAGAAAAACTTTTACAAGAAATAGAGCGTTTAAGTAAGGCACCTAAAGGTTCACCAGAGCGCTCAATAATTGAGAACTACTTAAACCTATGTTTAAGCCTACCTTGGAATAACCTAGATAATGAGGATATGGAAATTGCTGAGGCTGAAAGAATTTTAAATGAAGACCATTATGGTTTAAAAAAAGTTAAAGAACGAATAATAGAGTATATGGCAGTTTTAAAGTTAACTAATAACTTAAAAGGGCCTATTTTATGTTTTGTGGGACCACCTGGCGTTGGTAAAACTTCCTTAGCCAAGTCTATAGCAAGGGCTTTAGGAAGAAAGTTTATTAGCAGTTCTTTGGGTGGAATAAAAGATGAAGCTGCTATTCGAGGACATAGACGTACTTATGTTGGCGCAATGCCTGGAAGAGTGATAAAATCATTAAAACGCGTTAAAACAAGAAATCCTTTATTTTTATTCGATGAAATAGATAAAATGAGTAGCGACTATAGGGGTGACCCATCTTCTGCAATGTTAGAGGTACTAGACCCCGAGCAAAACTATCAGTTTACAGATCACTACCTAGATTTGCCGTTTGATTTAAGTAAAGTAATATTTGTAACAACAGCTAATACAACACATAATATACCTAAACCATTACTAGATAGAATGGAGTTAATAACCTTACCAGGATATACTGAAGAAGAAAAAGCCGAAATAGCATTACTACACCTGTTCCCTAAACAGTTAATAGCTCATGGCTTAAAGAAAACACAGCTAAAAATAGATGATAAGGCGATAAAAGTAATTATTAATGAGTACACTCGTGAAGCAGGAGTTAGGGAATTAGAGCGAAAAATTGCCTCTATATGTCGTAAGGTTGCTAAAAAAATAGTTGCTAAAGAACGCACGCGCTTTACAATATCACAAAAAAATGTTAGAGATTTATTAGGCAAACCTATTTTTAGAGTAGACTTATTATCTGATGGCAATCAAGTTGGAATTGCAACTGCTTTAGCCTATACAGAGGTTGGTGGTGAAACAATGCCTGTAGAGGTTGTTATCTCTAGTGGTGAGGGTAAACTGAAGTTAACAGGTAAACTAGGTAATGTAATGAAAGAATCAGCTCAAACTGCCTTAAGCTATTTACATTCACAGGCAGGAAAGTACCTAATTCCAGATGAGGTATTTAGCAAAAACGATATTCATGTTCATGTACCACAGGGGGCAGTTCCTAAAGATGGCCCTTCAGCTGGCATAACCATTGCAGTTGCATTATTATCTGCACTAGTTAAAAAACCTGTGCAAAATAGATTTGGATTTACTGGTGAAATAACACTTAGTGGCAGGGTGTTGCCAATAGGGGGGTTAAAGGAAAAATTACTAGCAGCTAAGCGCGTTGGGGTAAAAACTGTTATAATACCAAAGGCGAATGTAAATGATTTAATTGACATACCAAAGTCAGTTGAGAGGGCCTTAAAAATAATTGCAGTAGAAAATGTAGATCAAGTATTAAAAGTAGCGTTAAAAGGTGATTAA
- the lonB gene encoding ATP-dependent protease LonB has product MNGYTGVITILNFLFAAIIGIYFLRLLLTQNNSQQAIVKESRSELEKLRQKRAIKLSEPLSEKTRPKSFDEIIGQEDAIRMLRAALCGPNPQHILIYGPPGVGKTAAARLVLEEAKRNIVSPFRANAVFIELDAATARFDERGIADPLIGSVHDPIYQGAGSMGVAGIPQPKPGAVSKAHGGILFIDEIGELHNIQINKLLKVLEDRKVLLESAYYSKENSKIPEHIHSIFQKGLPADFRLIGATTRSPNEIIPAIRSRCLEIYFRPLTASDIMVIAKNASQRISMELNQKALSTIGRYAQNGREAVNLVQIAAGLAMVEKRKEIKSSDVDWLINCSRLQPRHSLQIADNPQVGLAYGMAVFNNHTGALIEVEAVVKAVASGKGSIRVSGIVSEEEFGGNGHKVKRRSMAHDSVENALTMLAKEYDIAIDSYDIHINFAGGAPVDGPSAGITISSALYSAFTGIPIANNVVMTGEVSLRAQIKPIGGVIDKLRAASRNNEVDIAIIPQENWQDAFCDYPGVKVIPVSSFSEVLPHILIDVERVKYTTEAVGQ; this is encoded by the coding sequence ATGAACGGTTATACTGGTGTTATTACAATCTTAAATTTTTTATTTGCAGCTATTATAGGTATTTACTTTTTGCGATTATTATTAACTCAAAACAATTCTCAACAGGCAATAGTTAAAGAATCACGTTCAGAGCTAGAAAAACTAAGACAAAAAAGAGCTATAAAACTAAGTGAGCCTTTGTCAGAAAAAACACGGCCTAAAAGTTTTGATGAAATAATAGGACAAGAGGATGCTATTAGAATGTTAAGGGCTGCCTTATGTGGTCCTAATCCACAGCATATATTAATATATGGACCTCCTGGAGTAGGTAAAACTGCTGCTGCCCGTTTAGTACTTGAAGAAGCCAAAAGAAATATTGTTTCACCTTTTAGAGCTAATGCTGTATTTATAGAACTAGATGCAGCAACCGCAAGGTTTGATGAGAGAGGTATAGCAGATCCTTTAATAGGCTCTGTGCATGACCCAATTTATCAAGGCGCAGGTTCTATGGGGGTTGCTGGTATACCGCAGCCTAAACCCGGAGCGGTAAGTAAAGCCCATGGTGGGATTTTATTTATTGATGAAATTGGCGAATTACATAATATTCAAATAAATAAACTACTAAAAGTTTTAGAGGATAGAAAAGTTTTATTAGAAAGTGCATATTATAGTAAAGAAAACAGTAAAATACCCGAACATATACATAGTATTTTTCAAAAGGGCCTACCCGCTGATTTTAGGCTTATAGGGGCAACAACTAGGTCTCCTAATGAAATAATACCTGCGATACGTTCAAGATGCCTGGAAATATATTTTAGACCTTTAACTGCTTCAGATATCATGGTTATAGCTAAAAATGCTAGCCAAAGAATATCCATGGAACTTAATCAAAAAGCCTTATCTACAATTGGCAGATATGCTCAAAATGGTCGTGAGGCAGTAAACTTGGTTCAAATTGCTGCAGGCTTAGCAATGGTTGAAAAGCGTAAAGAAATAAAATCAAGTGACGTAGACTGGTTAATAAACTGTAGTAGATTACAACCACGCCACTCATTACAAATTGCAGATAATCCTCAGGTTGGTTTAGCGTATGGTATGGCTGTTTTTAATAATCATACGGGTGCATTAATTGAGGTAGAGGCTGTGGTTAAAGCTGTAGCAAGTGGTAAAGGCTCTATTAGAGTAAGCGGTATTGTTAGTGAAGAAGAGTTTGGTGGAAATGGGCATAAAGTAAAAAGAAGAAGTATGGCGCATGACTCAGTAGAAAACGCTTTAACTATGTTAGCAAAAGAGTATGATATTGCTATAGATTCATATGATATACATATTAACTTTGCTGGTGGAGCACCCGTTGATGGTCCCTCAGCAGGTATAACTATATCTAGTGCTCTATATAGTGCCTTTACTGGAATTCCAATAGCCAATAACGTAGTTATGACAGGTGAGGTATCATTAAGGGCGCAAATAAAGCCTATTGGTGGAGTCATTGATAAATTAAGAGCTGCTTCACGAAATAATGAGGTAGATATCGCCATAATCCCTCAAGAGAACTGGCAAGATGCATTTTGTGACTATCCCGGCGTAAAAGTTATACCTGTAAGCAGTTTTAGTGAAGTTTTACCACACATATTAATAGATGTAGAGCGAGTTAAATATACTACAGAAGCTGTAGGGCAGTAA